One Citrobacter amalonaticus genomic window carries:
- a CDS encoding tyrosine-type DNA invertase, translating into MNRRRYLTGKEVQAMMLAARHGATGERDYCLILLAFRHGMRISELLDLHYRDLDLNEGRINVRRLKNGFSTIHPLRFDEREAVERWSQERAGWRGAGRTDAVFISRRGTPLSRQQAYRIIRAAGVDAGTVTHTHPHMLRHACGYELAERGADTRLIQDYLGHRNIRHTVRYTASNAARFAGLWERSSLLEVISQEKKK; encoded by the coding sequence GTGAACCGACGTCGTTATCTTACTGGCAAAGAAGTACAAGCCATGATGCTGGCCGCCCGACATGGCGCGACCGGAGAGCGAGATTATTGTCTTATTTTGCTGGCATTCCGTCACGGCATGCGTATCAGTGAACTCCTCGATTTGCATTATCGCGACCTCGATCTCAACGAGGGACGAATCAATGTCCGTCGACTGAAAAACGGTTTTTCCACCATTCATCCACTGCGTTTTGATGAGCGTGAGGCCGTTGAACGCTGGAGTCAGGAGCGCGCAGGCTGGAGGGGCGCAGGCCGTACTGACGCCGTGTTTATCTCCCGTCGGGGGACACCGCTTTCTCGCCAGCAGGCATATCGCATTATTCGGGCGGCGGGGGTTGATGCTGGAACCGTTACCCATACTCACCCCCATATGCTCCGTCACGCCTGCGGTTATGAACTTGCCGAAAGAGGGGCCGATACGCGACTGATTCAGGATTATCTTGGCCACCGAAATATTCGCCATACCGTCCGTTATACTGCCAGCAACGCCGCACGTTTCGCCGGATTATGGGAGAGAAGCAGCCTGTTAGAGGTCATTTCGCAGGAGAAAAAGAAATAG
- a CDS encoding molecular chaperone → MKQFIAAMTASFVLLSATAQAGIVMGGTRVVYQEGKREATMTVTNADMQTPYLVQSWVDNASAEDKRPAPFVVTPPLFRLEPEQQNVLRITFTGGALPADRESMFWLNIKSIAPTQKEDANKLQINVKSRFKLFYRPQGLKGEAKDAWMHLTFSVQGNQLVANNPTPYHISLFSLTVGGKALAEPGMIAPLSTRRWTINGSGPVKWRAINDFGGVTDSAQQ, encoded by the coding sequence ATGAAACAGTTTATCGCCGCAATGACGGCATCGTTCGTTCTGCTGAGCGCTACCGCGCAGGCAGGCATTGTCATGGGTGGAACCCGTGTTGTTTATCAGGAAGGGAAGCGCGAAGCCACCATGACGGTGACGAATGCCGACATGCAGACGCCGTATCTGGTGCAATCGTGGGTGGATAACGCGAGCGCAGAGGATAAGCGTCCGGCGCCGTTCGTGGTCACTCCGCCGCTGTTTCGTCTTGAGCCGGAACAGCAAAACGTCCTGCGTATTACGTTTACGGGAGGCGCATTGCCTGCCGATCGGGAGTCCATGTTCTGGCTGAACATTAAAAGTATCGCTCCGACGCAAAAAGAGGACGCCAATAAACTGCAGATTAACGTGAAATCCCGCTTCAAACTTTTTTATCGTCCGCAGGGGCTGAAAGGCGAGGCAAAAGACGCCTGGATGCACTTGACCTTTAGCGTGCAGGGAAACCAACTGGTGGCGAACAACCCGACGCCGTATCACATCTCCTTATTCTCCCTGACCGTTGGCGGCAAAGCGCTTGCCGAGCCGGGGATGATTGCCCCGCTGAGCACGCGTCGCTGGACGATCAACGGCAGCGGCCCGGTGAAATGGCGGGCGATCAATGATTTTGGCGGCGTGACCGATTCCGCGCAACAGTGA
- a CDS encoding fimbrial protein, translating to MSGIFRLICGLMLLLASLFSQYVQAETCQGNTGQMTLNFQNIKYLPTLRVNTQMSSIMPVNGGGIRFTCDRQGTTSSWKKIVYQQMNTQGGQMIDGHAVFNSALPGIGYSLSFQCDGGPIHFLESVGSRSVTVCDSTESPSMLTQREVEVKAWVTFYKTADIRLVSNNHAFANALANVGNLSMVYPNAVGNGDQVSRPVNLDLAAMNVDIGSSGSCSVTRASIFVDLGKANRSDFKGPGTSGGSAVPFSIPVYCATPTDIRIGFFATPATTGVTDTLDITHFPGGADGVGIRIRYGDNGGNGPMKGTSVTLNEPANLPVVQKVPASSAATAVPINFLAQMVQTGSTVTAGRANGTATFVLEYN from the coding sequence ATGTCAGGGATTTTTCGTCTCATTTGCGGGTTAATGCTGCTGTTAGCGAGCCTGTTTAGTCAGTACGTTCAGGCCGAAACCTGTCAGGGCAATACCGGACAAATGACCCTGAACTTTCAAAACATTAAGTATCTGCCGACGCTGCGGGTCAATACTCAGATGAGCAGTATTATGCCGGTGAACGGTGGGGGGATTCGCTTTACCTGCGATCGGCAAGGGACGACATCGTCGTGGAAAAAAATCGTCTATCAGCAGATGAATACTCAGGGCGGGCAGATGATTGACGGACATGCGGTGTTCAATTCGGCCTTGCCAGGGATCGGCTACTCACTCAGTTTCCAGTGCGACGGGGGGCCGATCCATTTCCTGGAGTCGGTGGGCAGTCGGTCGGTTACGGTTTGCGACAGCACAGAGAGCCCGTCGATGCTGACGCAACGGGAAGTGGAGGTGAAAGCGTGGGTGACCTTCTATAAAACCGCTGACATTCGACTGGTGAGTAATAACCATGCTTTCGCCAACGCGCTGGCAAATGTCGGGAACCTGTCGATGGTGTACCCGAACGCGGTGGGAAATGGCGATCAGGTCAGCAGGCCGGTGAACCTCGATCTTGCGGCGATGAATGTGGACATCGGCAGCAGCGGTAGCTGTAGCGTCACTCGCGCCAGTATTTTTGTCGATCTGGGCAAAGCGAACCGGAGCGATTTCAAAGGTCCGGGTACCTCTGGTGGTTCGGCAGTGCCGTTTAGCATCCCGGTGTATTGCGCGACACCCACGGATATCCGCATTGGCTTCTTCGCGACGCCGGCAACAACCGGGGTGACGGATACGCTGGATATTACGCACTTTCCCGGTGGCGCGGACGGCGTTGGGATCCGGATCCGCTATGGCGATAATGGCGGTAACGGACCGATGAAGGGAACATCGGTCACGCTGAATGAGCCCGCAAATCTGCCGGTGGTGCAGAAAGTACCTGCTTCCAGCGCCGCAACGGCGGTGCCGATCAATTTTCTGGCGCAGATGGTACAGACAGGATCGACGGTCACCGCGGGACGGGCAAATGGCACCGCCACCTTTGTGCTGGAATATAACTGA
- a CDS encoding fimbrial protein: MQRMKSGLLMLLLPACALAGNKWNVTLPGGNMRFQGVIIAESCRVEAGDRQMTVQMGQISSNRFHAPGEDINPVSVDIHLQECSTAVSQRVGVAFHGVADGKNPDVLSVGEGPGIASGIGIALFDKEGSQLPLNGPPASWTRLYSGPTTLHFVAKYRSTGRQVTGGVANAQAWFSLTYQ, from the coding sequence ATGCAAAGGATGAAATCAGGTCTGCTGATGCTTTTACTTCCCGCCTGCGCGCTGGCCGGCAACAAGTGGAACGTGACGTTACCCGGCGGAAACATGCGTTTCCAGGGAGTCATTATTGCCGAATCTTGCCGCGTTGAAGCTGGCGATCGCCAGATGACCGTGCAAATGGGGCAGATCAGCAGCAATCGATTTCATGCGCCAGGGGAGGATATCAACCCTGTCTCTGTCGATATTCATCTCCAGGAGTGCAGTACCGCCGTAAGTCAACGCGTCGGCGTGGCATTTCATGGCGTCGCGGATGGCAAAAACCCTGACGTTCTCTCCGTGGGAGAAGGACCGGGGATCGCCAGCGGTATCGGGATAGCGTTATTTGATAAAGAAGGCAGCCAGCTCCCACTTAACGGCCCACCGGCTAGCTGGACACGGCTTTACTCCGGGCCAACCACACTGCATTTCGTTGCGAAATACCGTTCTACCGGACGTCAGGTCACCGGTGGGGTCGCGAATGCACAAGCCTGGTTCTCTTTGACCTACCAGTAA
- a CDS encoding fimbria/pilus outer membrane usher protein → MKKRTVLLSANSATLLLATIPGVLLLFCDQRQAWADDYFDPAALELRDPQQKLADLHYFANAGGQQPGTYPVSIWLNEQEVAQQNVTFVEDNGQLKPVLTPSQLAEYGVNVSAFPAFSQLPEGGSFTDIGRYIPDARSQFDFSTQRLNLSIPQAAMNVQSHGYVDPSRWDNGIPAAFVDYTFSGSQTRQSTDDGRSSYLNLRSGVNLGAWRLRNISSMQYDKTRRWDSQSTYLQRDIVSLKSQLRMGDTYTRGDVFDSVQFRGVQLMSDDEMQPDSMNGFAPIVRGAAHSNAKVTITQHGYVIYETYVSPGAFAIQDLYPTAQSGDLEVTVKESDGSERRWTQPFAAVPFMLREGRAKFSLSAGRYHSTSQRSRSPTFMQGTLFYGLPAEFTFYGGSQLADDYHAVAAGLGRGFGLLGALGLDTTWAATTTPSGKRYTGHSLRAQYQKSVAQTGTSFSLASYRYSSSGYYDFSEAAMLESRHGQTWSKRSREEISVNQALGEVGTLSLSAYSQDYWHNADRDQTLHAGFYSTWKRVSWSVGYFYTKTTGHSAPDRSWSFNVTLPLGGAWSDSTVSYNTSSDNHGYTSQQVGIYGALPQNQNLYYSVQQGVANQGQGSNSSASLDYHGGYGTTQLGYRRDRDSSQMTWGASGALVVHPHGITLGQNVGDSFAIVRAPGAANVAIQNGNNVHTDWRGYAVVPTLTPYHKNVIALDAQTLPDDADVELQGATVIPGGGAVVEAHYQTHIGNRVLFTLRHGQDVVPFGASVRLVGDDGTASAMVAERGQVYLSGVPTAGTLEAKWDDAGVSRQCVLHFRMADAQDRNPVKEVAGQCL, encoded by the coding sequence GTGAAAAAGAGAACCGTCCTGTTATCGGCGAACAGCGCGACGCTGCTGCTGGCAACCATCCCTGGCGTTTTACTGCTGTTTTGCGATCAGCGTCAGGCGTGGGCAGATGACTATTTTGATCCTGCTGCGCTGGAATTACGCGATCCGCAACAGAAACTGGCGGACCTGCACTATTTTGCCAACGCGGGCGGACAGCAACCCGGAACGTACCCGGTCAGTATCTGGCTCAACGAACAAGAGGTCGCACAGCAGAATGTGACGTTTGTAGAGGATAATGGGCAACTGAAACCGGTGCTCACGCCTTCGCAACTGGCGGAATACGGGGTCAACGTCAGCGCGTTTCCCGCCTTCAGCCAATTGCCGGAAGGGGGATCCTTTACCGATATCGGGCGCTACATACCCGATGCCCGCAGCCAGTTTGATTTCTCGACCCAGCGTCTGAATCTGAGCATTCCGCAGGCGGCGATGAACGTGCAGAGTCACGGCTACGTCGATCCTTCGCGTTGGGATAACGGCATTCCGGCCGCCTTCGTCGATTACACTTTTTCCGGCTCGCAGACCCGGCAGTCAACGGATGACGGACGTTCCAGTTACCTGAACCTGCGTAGTGGCGTTAATCTCGGCGCGTGGCGACTGCGTAATATCTCGTCGATGCAGTACGATAAAACCCGACGCTGGGACTCGCAAAGTACTTACCTGCAGCGCGACATCGTCTCGCTTAAAAGTCAGCTGCGAATGGGGGATACCTACACCCGTGGCGACGTTTTTGACAGCGTGCAATTTCGCGGCGTACAGCTGATGTCTGATGACGAAATGCAACCCGACAGCATGAACGGCTTTGCTCCGATTGTGCGCGGCGCGGCGCACAGTAATGCGAAAGTGACCATCACGCAGCATGGCTATGTGATTTATGAAACCTACGTGTCGCCGGGGGCATTTGCCATTCAGGATCTCTATCCCACCGCCCAGAGCGGCGACCTGGAGGTCACCGTTAAAGAGAGCGATGGTTCTGAGCGGCGCTGGACACAGCCGTTTGCTGCGGTGCCATTTATGCTGCGTGAAGGACGCGCCAAATTCAGCCTGAGCGCCGGGCGCTATCACTCAACCTCACAACGCAGTCGTTCGCCGACGTTTATGCAGGGAACGCTTTTTTATGGTTTGCCCGCTGAGTTCACCTTCTATGGCGGTTCGCAGCTGGCCGATGATTATCATGCCGTAGCGGCAGGGCTGGGGCGTGGTTTTGGCCTGCTGGGCGCGCTGGGGCTGGATACAACCTGGGCGGCGACCACGACGCCTTCGGGTAAGCGTTATACCGGACATTCGCTGCGCGCGCAGTACCAGAAAAGTGTTGCGCAAACGGGGACCTCATTCAGCCTGGCCAGCTATCGTTACTCTTCCAGCGGATATTACGATTTTAGCGAAGCCGCGATGCTGGAAAGCCGCCACGGCCAGACGTGGAGCAAGCGCAGTCGCGAAGAGATTTCCGTTAATCAGGCGCTGGGAGAGGTGGGCACGCTTTCGCTGTCAGCGTATTCGCAGGACTACTGGCATAACGCGGATCGCGATCAAACCCTGCATGCCGGATTTTACAGTACCTGGAAGCGTGTCTCCTGGAGCGTAGGCTATTTCTACACCAAAACGACAGGACACAGCGCGCCGGATCGCTCGTGGTCATTTAACGTCACGCTGCCGCTGGGCGGCGCGTGGTCAGACAGCACCGTAAGCTACAACACCTCTTCCGATAATCACGGCTACACCTCGCAACAGGTGGGAATATACGGTGCGCTGCCGCAGAATCAAAACCTCTACTATTCGGTACAGCAGGGGGTTGCGAATCAGGGGCAGGGCAGCAATAGCAGCGCATCGCTGGACTATCACGGGGGTTACGGGACGACGCAGTTGGGGTATCGCCGCGATCGCGACAGCAGCCAGATGACCTGGGGGGCGTCAGGCGCGCTGGTGGTGCATCCGCACGGCATCACGCTCGGACAGAATGTCGGTGACAGCTTTGCCATTGTTCGCGCGCCGGGCGCAGCGAACGTCGCGATTCAGAACGGTAATAATGTTCATACTGACTGGCGTGGTTATGCCGTGGTGCCCACGCTTACGCCCTATCACAAAAACGTGATCGCGCTGGATGCACAGACGTTACCGGATGATGCGGATGTCGAGTTGCAGGGGGCGACGGTGATCCCTGGCGGCGGTGCGGTGGTGGAAGCACATTACCAGACGCATATCGGCAACCGCGTACTGTTCACGCTTCGCCACGGCCAGGATGTGGTGCCTTTTGGTGCCAGCGTCCGGCTGGTGGGTGATGACGGTACAGCAAGCGCGATGGTGGCCGAACGCGGGCAGGTCTACCTGAGCGGGGTGCCTACGGCAGGTACTCTTGAGGCGAAATGGGACGACGCGGGCGTGAGCCGGCAATGCGTACTGCATTTCCGGATGGCGGATGCACAAGACCGGAACCCGGTGAAAGAGGTGGCGGGACAATGTTTATGA
- a CDS encoding TIGR00730 family Rossman fold protein, with the protein MKSIGIFCGSSEGHSSVYMQAAREAGTYLAQAGLGIVYGGGRVGLMGAVADSALQHGGHVTGVMPVSLVEREIAHTGLTDLQVVENMHQRKDRMAALSSAFIALPGGAGTLEEIFEQWTWGQLGIHHKPCAFYNMNNFYQPLQVMVQKMADEGFMKQSYVDMLFFSDSLPEIVEYFSAYTPPTSKWTSTQK; encoded by the coding sequence ATGAAGTCTATCGGTATTTTTTGCGGTTCATCTGAAGGCCATTCTTCTGTTTATATGCAGGCCGCGCGCGAAGCCGGAACCTATCTGGCTCAGGCCGGGCTGGGCATTGTTTATGGCGGTGGCCGGGTCGGATTGATGGGGGCCGTGGCGGATTCAGCCCTGCAACACGGCGGGCACGTGACGGGAGTGATGCCCGTGTCTTTGGTTGAACGTGAAATTGCGCATACCGGGCTGACGGATTTGCAGGTCGTTGAGAATATGCACCAGCGTAAAGACCGCATGGCGGCGCTGTCTTCTGCTTTCATCGCCTTACCCGGCGGGGCAGGCACGCTGGAAGAGATTTTTGAGCAGTGGACGTGGGGACAATTAGGCATCCACCACAAACCCTGCGCGTTTTATAACATGAACAACTTTTATCAACCGCTGCAGGTCATGGTGCAGAAAATGGCCGATGAAGGTTTTATGAAGCAGAGCTACGTGGATATGCTGTTTTTCTCCGACTCGTTGCCGGAAATTGTTGAGTATTTTTCGGCATATACGCCGCCGACTTCCAAGTGGACCTCGACCCAGAAATAA
- a CDS encoding GNAT family N-acetyltransferase, with the protein MEILEGHNKFYVNNDQGNQVAEIVFVPTGEHLSIIEHTDVDASLKGQGVGKQLVAKVVEKMRRENRKVIPLCPFAKHEFDKTREYDDIRA; encoded by the coding sequence ATGGAAATACTGGAAGGTCACAATAAATTCTATGTCAATAATGATCAGGGGAATCAGGTCGCTGAAATTGTTTTTGTTCCAACCGGTGAGCATTTAAGTATTATTGAGCATACCGATGTCGATGCCAGCCTGAAAGGCCAGGGGGTTGGAAAACAGCTGGTGGCGAAAGTGGTGGAGAAAATGCGCCGCGAGAATCGCAAAGTTATCCCTCTTTGCCCGTTTGCCAAACATGAGTTTGATAAAACTCGCGAGTATGACGATATTCGGGCCTGA
- a CDS encoding fimbria/pilus periplasmic chaperone produces MKKTRTMMRRLLGGMLMIAAMGLFTQAEAGVALGATRVIYPAGQKQVQLAVTNNDDSSTYLIQSWVENAEGVKDGRFVVTPPLFAMQGKKENTLRILDATNNQLPQDRESLFWMNVKAIPSMDKSKLSDNTLQLAIISRIKLYYRPAGLALPPDQAAEKLTFRRSAGTLTLINPTPYYLTVTELNAGTRVLENALVPPLGEARVKLPADAGSEITYKTINDYGALTPRMKGALR; encoded by the coding sequence ATGAAAAAAACACGCACCATGATGCGCCGCCTGCTGGGCGGAATGCTGATGATTGCCGCCATGGGATTGTTCACACAGGCTGAAGCAGGCGTTGCGCTGGGGGCGACCCGGGTGATTTATCCGGCGGGTCAAAAACAGGTACAACTGGCGGTCACCAACAATGATGACAGCAGCACGTATCTGATCCAGTCATGGGTGGAAAATGCTGAAGGCGTCAAAGACGGGCGTTTTGTGGTAACACCGCCGCTGTTTGCCATGCAGGGAAAAAAGGAGAACACCTTACGCATTCTTGATGCAACCAATAACCAGTTACCACAGGACCGCGAAAGTCTGTTCTGGATGAACGTCAAAGCCATTCCGTCGATGGACAAATCGAAGCTCAGCGATAACACCCTGCAACTGGCCATTATCAGCCGTATCAAGCTGTACTACCGTCCAGCCGGACTCGCGCTGCCGCCAGATCAGGCCGCGGAAAAACTCACTTTCCGCCGCAGCGCAGGCACGCTCACATTGATCAACCCAACGCCGTACTACCTGACGGTGACCGAACTCAATGCCGGCACCCGGGTACTGGAAAATGCCCTCGTGCCTCCCCTGGGCGAAGCCCGCGTGAAGTTGCCAGCCGATGCGGGTAGCGAGATTACCTATAAAACCATTAATGACTATGGCGCACTGACGCCGCGCATGAAAGGCGCACTGCGATAA
- the fimA gene encoding type 1 fimbrial major subunit FimA yields the protein MKIKTLAIVAMSALSLTSAAALADTTTVNGGTVHFKGEVVNAACAVDAGSVEQTVQLGQVRSAKLATAGSTSSAVGFNIQLDDCDTSVSTKASVAFSGTAVDTTNNTVLALQGSAAGSATNVGVQILDNKGTPLALDGATFSAATTLNDGTNIIPFQARYYATGAATAGTANADATFKVQYE from the coding sequence ATGAAAATTAAAACACTGGCTATCGTTGCTATGTCAGCCCTGTCCCTGACCTCCGCGGCGGCTCTGGCCGATACCACCACGGTAAACGGCGGTACAGTGCATTTTAAAGGAGAAGTCGTTAACGCAGCCTGCGCCGTCGACGCCGGTTCAGTCGAACAAACCGTTCAGCTTGGCCAGGTTCGTTCGGCAAAACTGGCGACTGCGGGCAGCACCAGTTCCGCGGTCGGTTTCAACATTCAGCTTGATGATTGTGATACCAGCGTATCAACCAAAGCCTCTGTCGCGTTCTCTGGCACGGCCGTTGATACCACCAACAACACCGTACTGGCACTGCAGGGCTCTGCTGCCGGTAGCGCCACTAACGTTGGCGTCCAGATCCTCGACAACAAAGGCACCCCACTGGCGCTGGATGGCGCAACCTTTAGCGCCGCAACAACCCTGAACGATGGCACTAACATCATCCCGTTCCAGGCGCGTTACTACGCCACGGGCGCCGCAACTGCCGGTACCGCTAACGCAGACGCCACCTTCAAAGTTCAATACGAGTAA
- a CDS encoding fimbria/pilus periplasmic chaperone encodes MHNFRWWLAFSNALLLNALPSSAHAVVNSEVTRVIFNAGDKSASLALINSPQQPALVQVWTDTGNPSSQPNEETTPVIALPPVFKMQPGELRSITLQLTDTSALPRDREALYWLNVYQIPPMTQTDAQVAQKVVLPLRIRMKVFIRPKGVGALKESDAETLRVTYAGAQNQLQITNPTPWHITLAAISCEAGSASGIMIAPLATVSVPLQGRGASCSSVRYEAINDHGTLWQYEKAVSRLP; translated from the coding sequence ATGCACAACTTCAGGTGGTGGTTAGCTTTCAGTAACGCGTTGCTGTTGAACGCTCTGCCGTCCTCCGCTCATGCGGTGGTGAATAGCGAAGTGACCCGGGTGATTTTTAATGCCGGGGACAAAAGCGCTTCGCTGGCGCTGATCAATTCCCCACAGCAGCCGGCCCTGGTTCAGGTCTGGACCGATACGGGTAATCCCTCGAGCCAGCCCAACGAGGAGACGACGCCCGTCATCGCACTGCCGCCGGTATTTAAAATGCAGCCCGGCGAACTGCGCAGCATTACGCTGCAACTGACCGACACCTCAGCCCTGCCGCGTGATCGCGAAGCGCTGTACTGGCTGAACGTGTATCAGATCCCGCCCATGACGCAGACCGACGCCCAGGTGGCGCAAAAAGTGGTCCTGCCGTTACGCATCCGTATGAAGGTATTCATTCGCCCGAAAGGTGTCGGTGCGCTTAAGGAAAGCGATGCTGAGACGCTGCGCGTGACATACGCCGGGGCGCAAAATCAGTTGCAGATAACCAACCCCACCCCGTGGCATATCACGCTGGCCGCGATAAGCTGTGAGGCAGGCAGCGCAAGCGGCATCATGATTGCGCCGCTTGCCACTGTGTCGGTCCCGCTGCAGGGGCGTGGCGCGTCGTGTTCGTCGGTCCGCTATGAAGCGATCAACGATCACGGCACCCTCTGGCAATATGAAAAAGCCGTATCACGTCTACCTTAG
- a CDS encoding tyrosine-type DNA invertase — MKNNADNKKRNFLTQNEIESLLKAANTGPHAARNYCLTLLCFIHGFRASEICRLQISDIDIKSRCIYIHRLKKGFSTTHPLLSEEIQALKNWLAIRAAYPHANSEWLFLSRKGNPLSRQQFYQIISASGDHAGLPLEIHPHMLRHSCGFALANMGIDTRLIQDYLGHRNIRHTVWYTASNAGRFYGIWDDAKLKQHNAISL; from the coding sequence ATGAAAAACAACGCCGATAATAAGAAGAGGAATTTCCTGACTCAAAATGAAATAGAGTCGCTTCTCAAAGCAGCAAACACTGGACCACACGCTGCCCGCAATTATTGTCTGACCTTATTGTGTTTTATTCATGGATTTCGTGCCAGTGAAATCTGTCGCCTGCAAATTTCAGATATTGATATCAAATCGCGCTGTATTTATATTCACCGCCTGAAAAAAGGTTTTTCGACAACACATCCATTATTAAGTGAAGAAATTCAGGCGTTAAAGAACTGGCTGGCTATTCGTGCCGCTTATCCTCATGCCAACAGTGAATGGTTATTTTTATCGAGAAAAGGAAACCCTCTTTCTCGCCAACAGTTTTATCAAATCATTTCAGCCTCGGGCGATCACGCTGGACTCCCGCTTGAAATTCATCCGCATATGCTTCGTCACTCATGCGGTTTTGCGTTAGCCAATATGGGGATCGACACCCGTCTCATCCAGGATTACCTGGGACACCGTAACATTCGCCATACTGTCTGGTACACCGCCAGTAATGCAGGTCGATTTTACGGTATCTGGGATGACGCTAAACTCAAACAGCATAATGCTATTTCACTGTGA
- a CDS encoding fimbrial protein produces MKSQIRIAAFLVSAMASGAALSAVSGVQGTGGTVEFSGEIVDSSCNVTTGSKNPAVDLGRWAKTFFTGTGVETTKTPFTISVDNCPASVKTVAVLFTGVTDANNPALLALNSNSVATGVGIKLYNAGSTPTPITLGSVSAAENVVSNKADLKFMADYVSTTTNVTAGSANGSADFLMVYN; encoded by the coding sequence ATGAAGAGTCAAATTCGTATAGCCGCGTTCCTGGTCAGCGCAATGGCATCTGGCGCCGCGCTGTCTGCGGTTTCTGGGGTGCAGGGAACTGGTGGCACAGTGGAATTTTCCGGCGAGATTGTTGATAGCTCCTGTAATGTCACTACGGGATCAAAAAATCCCGCCGTGGATTTAGGTCGATGGGCAAAAACCTTTTTTACCGGTACCGGGGTGGAAACCACGAAAACGCCTTTTACCATCAGCGTGGATAATTGTCCGGCGTCGGTGAAAACGGTGGCCGTGTTATTTACGGGGGTGACAGATGCGAATAATCCCGCACTACTGGCATTGAATTCAAACTCTGTTGCAACGGGTGTCGGCATCAAATTATATAATGCAGGTAGCACGCCGACGCCAATTACCCTGGGTTCAGTGTCTGCCGCTGAGAATGTGGTATCAAATAAAGCCGATCTGAAATTTATGGCCGATTATGTTTCCACTACCACGAATGTGACGGCGGGCAGCGCTAACGGCTCTGCTGACTTCCTGATGGTATACAACTGA
- a CDS encoding winged helix-turn-helix domain-containing protein translates to MYWIINDNIEFRPDSKKLISVTNPEINVVLTTPASRCLLLLLDASPDVVTQQEFFKKVWEDEGMLVPANTLYQNISIVRRGLRAVGETDRILVATVPRKGFQIDKSVKISRVAAVQEADVTPDSLQGEDELDVEYHTEADPALTPEEIAPPARTATVRQSSRLPLFVGILAMVAAFFIGAISINAFWHFSDTQPFFADYTFVEQDKGCRFYTTDDSHDSKNSFARFKALILGSGLDCEKYPWVYFPLSQTSPGLAVLVCRQNYLKSAVPGCITLSFRGAGSE, encoded by the coding sequence ATGTACTGGATTATTAACGATAATATTGAATTCAGACCAGACAGTAAAAAGTTAATTTCTGTCACTAATCCAGAAATTAACGTGGTTTTGACAACGCCTGCCAGCCGTTGTCTGCTTTTGCTGCTTGACGCTTCACCGGACGTCGTCACTCAGCAGGAGTTTTTCAAAAAGGTATGGGAAGATGAAGGCATGCTGGTGCCGGCCAATACCCTTTACCAGAATATTTCTATTGTCCGTCGAGGCTTACGCGCCGTTGGCGAGACTGACCGAATCCTTGTCGCCACGGTACCGCGCAAAGGGTTCCAAATCGACAAAAGCGTTAAAATTTCCCGCGTTGCGGCGGTTCAGGAAGCTGATGTGACCCCTGATTCTCTGCAGGGTGAAGATGAACTGGATGTGGAGTACCACACAGAGGCGGATCCGGCGCTTACGCCAGAAGAAATAGCACCACCTGCCCGTACGGCGACGGTACGTCAGAGCAGCAGATTGCCGCTCTTCGTGGGCATCCTCGCCATGGTAGCGGCATTTTTCATTGGCGCTATCAGCATAAACGCTTTCTGGCACTTTAGCGATACGCAGCCATTCTTCGCTGACTACACCTTCGTCGAGCAGGATAAAGGCTGTCGTTTCTATACCACGGATGACAGCCACGATAGCAAAAACAGTTTTGCACGCTTTAAGGCGCTGATTCTGGGGTCTGGACTCGATTGCGAAAAGTACCCCTGGGTGTACTTCCCGCTATCACAAACGTCGCCTGGCTTAGCGGTTCTTGTCTGCCGCCAGAACTACCTGAAATCAGCCGTTCCAGGTTGTATTACACTCTCTTTTCGCGGAGCAGGAAGTGAGTAA
- the yjdI gene encoding 4Fe-4S mono-cluster protein YjdI, with product MDKQLEDAGYRVYTGEKIDVYFNTAICQHSGNCVRGSARLFNLKRKPWIMPDEVDVSTVINVIDTCPSGALQYRRK from the coding sequence ATGGATAAGCAACTTGAGGATGCGGGTTATCGCGTCTATACCGGTGAGAAAATCGATGTCTACTTCAATACGGCAATTTGTCAGCATTCTGGGAATTGTGTACGCGGTAGCGCCAGACTTTTCAATCTGAAGCGTAAGCCGTGGATTATGCCTGATGAAGTGGATGTATCAACGGTGATCAACGTTATCGATACCTGCCCAAGCGGGGCGCTGCAATATCGTCGTAAATAA